A window of the Bacteroides thetaiotaomicron VPI-5482 genome harbors these coding sequences:
- a CDS encoding F0F1 ATP synthase subunit gamma produces the protein MASLKEVKTRINSVKSTRKITSAMKMVASAKLHKAQGAIENMLPYERKLNKILTNFLSADLPVESPYIKAREVKRVAIVAFSSNTSLCGAFNANVIKMLLQTVGEFRTLGQDNILIFPVGKKVDEAVKRLGFEPQETSPTLSDKPSYQEASELAHRLMEMYVSGEIDRVELIYHHFKSMGVQILLRETYLPIDLTRVVDEEEKQKEEEVQGGEIANDYIIEPSAEELIANLIPTVLSQKLFTAAVDSNASEHAARTLAMQVATDNANELIQDLTKQYNKSRQQAITNELLDIVGGSMQ, from the coding sequence ATGGCTTCACTGAAAGAAGTAAAAACCAGAATAAATTCGGTAAAGAGTACCCGAAAAATCACTTCAGCAATGAAGATGGTGGCTTCTGCCAAGTTACACAAGGCACAAGGAGCCATTGAAAATATGCTGCCTTACGAAAGGAAGCTTAACAAGATTCTGACCAACTTCCTGAGTGCCGACCTTCCTGTTGAATCTCCTTACATCAAGGCGAGGGAAGTGAAGCGTGTGGCAATCGTTGCCTTTTCTTCGAATACGTCGCTCTGTGGTGCTTTTAATGCAAATGTGATTAAGATGCTGCTGCAAACGGTCGGTGAGTTTCGTACACTGGGACAGGATAATATCCTGATATTTCCGGTAGGGAAGAAGGTGGATGAAGCAGTGAAGCGCCTGGGATTCGAACCGCAGGAGACTTCACCGACGCTTTCCGACAAACCATCGTATCAGGAGGCTTCCGAACTGGCACATCGCCTGATGGAAATGTACGTATCCGGAGAAATAGACCGGGTAGAACTGATCTATCATCATTTTAAATCAATGGGCGTGCAGATTCTGCTTCGCGAAACTTATCTGCCTATTGACCTGACACGGGTCGTGGATGAGGAAGAGAAGCAAAAGGAAGAAGAAGTACAAGGAGGTGAAATAGCGAATGATTACATTATCGAACCTTCTGCAGAGGAACTGATCGCCAATCTGATCCCGACGGTATTGAGCCAGAAACTCTTTACGGCTGCCGTGGATTCGAACGCTTCGGAACATGCGGCACGCACATTGGCGATGCAGGTGGCTACGGACAATGCGAACGAATTGATTCAGGATTTGACGAAGCAATATAATAAGAGTCGCCAGCAAGCTATTACCAACGAATTATTGGATATTGTGGGTGGTTCTATGCAGTAA
- a CDS encoding LruC domain-containing protein gives MTQKRLFGISGAIATAALIGGLLAGCMEKDLYDPNYGKEPLPDPSEYFGFETRGDVKLSVNYDLPGLVALLEVYDEDPMEVVDNVPVKKEGVEALFKIFTDGNGKYEGKMNIPTSVETVYLYTSSWGVPRCVKLDIKDGMASFDMSKKDSSTANTKAVTRSYDFSKGSVPYLINSGANLYSLCKWGEGGNLTYIYNSQTGKPDPINNGYVTPQKQVGNELIGNLVERLNSFFKPSGGSVDNAYLYKGSEITNINVTQEGTTLDLVFLDRDASFNNSFGYYYYKTSDGVSNSNMRKYIVFPNVAFSVYNGALSILKCGDKVRLLFWGEDGKPSEKFPKGYTVGWFIYADGYHQNENEIDITKPLITSNGYSNGGFVSVKDEKSGKTIIGVEDGANRSFCDLLFYVDASPESSIDNPNRPNIPSDDKPIEKPDAQENLKGTLAFEDIWPDGGDYDMNDVIVEYNRAIYFNTENMINKIVDTFTPTHDGAMYDNAFAYQIDGGQFGKVTSDKDIKVESETSSIIVFPSVKQAVKGKVGTCTITRTFEKATFNKENLKIYNPYIIVKYAAGQQNRTEVHLPKYSPTSYADKSLIGSSKDVYYIDRDGAYPFAIDIPMLNFIPVTETHNIDTEYPYFKNWADSWGSKSTDWYKRYQSPKN, from the coding sequence ATGACACAAAAGCGATTATTCGGCATTTCTGGTGCTATTGCTACGGCAGCATTGATTGGTGGGCTGTTGGCTGGATGTATGGAAAAAGATCTGTACGATCCTAATTATGGAAAAGAACCTCTTCCGGACCCTAGCGAGTATTTCGGATTTGAAACACGTGGCGACGTGAAACTTTCAGTAAATTATGATTTGCCCGGACTTGTGGCTCTACTTGAAGTGTATGATGAAGACCCGATGGAAGTAGTGGACAATGTTCCGGTAAAGAAAGAAGGGGTTGAAGCTTTATTCAAAATTTTCACGGATGGAAATGGAAAATATGAAGGGAAAATGAATATTCCGACTTCTGTAGAGACTGTTTACTTGTATACATCAAGCTGGGGAGTACCCCGATGCGTAAAACTAGATATCAAAGATGGGATGGCTAGTTTTGATATGAGTAAAAAGGATTCTTCTACTGCCAATACTAAAGCGGTAACGCGTTCTTATGACTTTTCGAAAGGTAGCGTGCCGTATCTTATCAATTCCGGTGCTAATTTGTATTCATTGTGTAAGTGGGGAGAAGGAGGAAATCTCACCTATATTTATAATAGTCAAACAGGAAAGCCAGACCCTATTAATAATGGATATGTAACACCTCAAAAACAAGTGGGTAATGAATTGATTGGAAATCTTGTAGAACGTTTAAACTCTTTTTTCAAGCCATCCGGAGGTTCTGTTGACAACGCTTATTTGTATAAGGGATCTGAAATCACTAATATTAATGTAACACAAGAGGGAACTACGTTAGATTTGGTCTTTCTTGACAGGGACGCTTCATTTAATAATTCATTTGGATATTATTATTATAAAACAAGTGATGGAGTTAGTAACTCTAATATGAGGAAGTATATCGTATTTCCAAATGTTGCTTTTTCCGTATATAATGGAGCTTTATCTATTTTGAAGTGTGGAGATAAAGTACGTCTGCTCTTTTGGGGTGAGGATGGTAAACCAAGTGAAAAATTTCCGAAAGGATATACAGTAGGATGGTTTATATATGCAGATGGGTATCATCAAAATGAGAATGAAATTGACATTACAAAACCATTAATAACTTCTAATGGGTATTCTAATGGTGGTTTCGTATCTGTAAAAGATGAAAAGAGTGGAAAAACCATTATTGGTGTGGAAGATGGAGCAAACAGAAGTTTTTGTGATCTACTATTTTATGTAGATGCTTCTCCGGAAAGTTCTATTGATAATCCGAACAGACCCAATATCCCGAGTGATGATAAACCAATAGAAAAGCCGGATGCACAGGAGAACTTAAAGGGGACTTTAGCCTTTGAAGATATTTGGCCTGACGGGGGAGATTATGACATGAACGACGTGATCGTAGAATATAATCGTGCCATATATTTCAACACAGAAAACATGATAAATAAGATTGTGGATACATTTACGCCCACACACGACGGAGCGATGTATGATAATGCATTTGCTTATCAGATAGATGGAGGACAGTTTGGTAAAGTGACTTCAGATAAGGATATAAAAGTGGAGAGCGAAACGTCTTCTATTATTGTATTCCCAAGTGTAAAACAAGCTGTTAAGGGGAAAGTGGGTACATGTACGATAACCAGAACCTTTGAAAAGGCCACTTTTAATAAGGAGAATCTGAAGATATATAATCCGTACATTATAGTAAAATATGCGGCAGGGCAACAGAACCGGACGGAAGTACATCTGCCTAAATATTCACCGACATCTTATGCTGACAAATCGCTGATAGGTTCTAGTAAGGATGTCTATTACATTGATCGTGACGGAGCTTATCCGTTTGCCATCGATATTCCGATGTTGAATTTCATTCCGGTGACGGAGACGCATAACATTGATACGGAATATCCTTATTTCAAGAATTGGGCTGATTCTTGGGGATCAAAATCTACAGATTGGTACAAGAGATATCAGTCTCCCAAGAATTAA
- a CDS encoding helix-turn-helix domain-containing protein encodes MENNPELQLAWQFIENTGTHLFLTGKAGTGKTTFLKRLREHTPKRMVVLAPTGIAAINAGGVTIHSFFQLSFAPFVPETTFNSAKMHYRFSKEKRNIIRSMDLLVIDEISMVRADLLDAVDAALRRYRDREKPFGGVQLLMIGDLQQLAPVVKDNEWELLKNHYETPYFFASRALKETVYMTIELKKVYRQSDTFFLSLLNKIRENKADDEVLNELNRRYQPGFRPRKEEGYIRLTTHNYQAQQVNDRELASLSGRAYSFRAEIEGNFPEYSYPADEVLTVKEGAQIMFLKNDVSSEKRYYNGMIGEVMSVDEKGMSVRGKDSSDVFQLLPEEWGNYKYVLNEETKEITEEIEGVFRQYPIRLAWAITIHKSQGLTFERAIIDARNSFAHGQTYVALSRCKTLEGMVLETPLRREAIISDSIVDNFTRDVEQNKPGSKQLNDMQKAYFYDLLNDLFNFYSLEQAYKRLLRMMDEELYKLYPKLLAEYKELAPHLKEKVVEVSNRFRNQYTRLINGNENYAGNEELQQRIHSGATYFCEALLPVRALFDKTSMPLDNKELRKQLNERLQALDDALWIKESLLDAMRTEKFMVTDYLKRKAKVMLSLEGETASSGSSTKAPKEKKERKERTRSNSGKVKVEVPTDILHPELYRALSEWRTAKTREVNMPAYVIMQQKALMGIVNLLPDTPVALEAIPYFGAKGVEKYGLEILGIVRKYMKENKLERPEIFTSVSGKEDARERKLDAQHNEEKEKKKDSKLVSYEMFCQGMTIEEIAKARDLVTGTIATHLEHYLREDKIKLEQVVTADKIKKVRTYLETHEFMGVVAIKAALGDDVSYADIRFVLATAGH; translated from the coding sequence ATGGAAAATAATCCTGAACTACAACTAGCTTGGCAGTTCATTGAAAATACAGGCACGCATCTGTTTCTTACCGGAAAAGCCGGAACCGGAAAAACTACATTTCTAAAACGATTGAGAGAACATACCCCCAAGCGCATGGTCGTATTGGCTCCAACAGGAATCGCAGCTATCAACGCCGGAGGGGTGACGATTCATTCATTCTTTCAGTTGTCTTTTGCTCCGTTTGTGCCGGAAACGACTTTCAATTCTGCCAAGATGCACTACCGTTTCAGCAAAGAGAAACGGAATATTATCCGCAGCATGGATCTGCTTGTTATCGACGAAATCAGTATGGTACGTGCAGATTTGCTGGACGCTGTGGACGCGGCTTTACGTCGTTATCGTGACCGTGAAAAACCTTTCGGAGGTGTGCAGTTGCTGATGATCGGCGACTTGCAACAGTTGGCTCCTGTGGTAAAAGACAATGAATGGGAGCTACTGAAGAATCATTACGAGACTCCATATTTTTTTGCCAGCCGTGCACTGAAGGAAACGGTGTATATGACCATTGAACTAAAGAAAGTCTACCGTCAGAGTGATACTTTCTTTCTTTCTCTTCTGAACAAGATACGCGAAAATAAAGCAGATGATGAAGTGTTGAACGAATTGAATCGTCGTTATCAGCCCGGTTTTCGTCCACGGAAAGAAGAAGGGTATATCCGACTGACAACGCATAACTATCAGGCCCAGCAGGTGAACGACCGTGAACTGGCATCACTGTCTGGACGGGCTTATAGTTTTCGGGCGGAGATAGAGGGAAATTTTCCTGAGTACTCGTACCCTGCGGATGAAGTGCTTACAGTCAAAGAAGGAGCACAGATCATGTTCCTTAAGAATGACGTTTCATCAGAAAAACGTTACTATAACGGCATGATAGGCGAAGTGATGAGTGTTGACGAAAAAGGAATGTCCGTACGTGGAAAAGACAGTAGTGATGTCTTTCAGTTGTTGCCCGAAGAATGGGGGAATTATAAGTATGTGCTGAACGAAGAAACGAAGGAGATCACGGAAGAAATAGAAGGTGTGTTCCGGCAATATCCCATCCGTCTGGCGTGGGCTATCACGATTCATAAGAGTCAGGGTCTGACGTTTGAGCGGGCGATTATCGATGCTCGTAACTCTTTTGCTCATGGGCAGACGTATGTAGCATTGAGCCGTTGCAAGACTCTGGAAGGAATGGTGTTGGAGACTCCTTTGCGTAGGGAGGCGATAATCAGCGATAGCATTGTAGATAATTTCACAAGAGATGTGGAACAGAATAAACCGGGGAGCAAGCAGTTGAACGACATGCAAAAGGCTTATTTCTATGATCTGTTGAATGATTTATTTAATTTCTATTCGCTTGAGCAGGCTTATAAGCGGTTGCTCCGGATGATGGATGAAGAGCTTTATAAACTTTATCCGAAGTTGCTTGCCGAGTATAAAGAACTGGCTCCGCATCTCAAAGAGAAGGTGGTGGAAGTTTCCAATCGCTTTCGTAATCAATATACGCGTCTGATTAACGGGAATGAAAATTATGCCGGAAATGAGGAGCTACAGCAAAGGATTCATTCTGGTGCTACTTATTTCTGTGAAGCATTGCTTCCTGTCCGGGCGCTGTTTGACAAGACCAGTATGCCTCTTGATAATAAAGAGTTGCGGAAACAACTGAATGAACGTTTGCAGGCATTGGACGATGCTTTATGGATTAAAGAGTCTTTGCTGGATGCGATGCGGACGGAGAAATTTATGGTAACGGATTATCTGAAACGGAAGGCGAAAGTGATGTTAAGTCTCGAAGGGGAAACTGCTTCTTCCGGTTCTTCTACCAAGGCTCCGAAGGAGAAAAAAGAACGGAAAGAACGCACTCGCAGCAATTCAGGAAAGGTGAAAGTAGAAGTTCCGACGGATATTCTGCATCCGGAACTTTATCGTGCTCTGTCGGAATGGAGAACGGCAAAGACGCGCGAAGTGAATATGCCGGCTTATGTGATCATGCAGCAAAAGGCATTGATGGGTATTGTGAATCTGTTACCGGATACACCGGTAGCTTTGGAAGCGATACCTTATTTCGGTGCGAAAGGAGTGGAGAAGTACGGACTTGAGATCTTGGGCATTGTGCGCAAATATATGAAGGAGAACAAACTGGAACGACCGGAGATCTTTACTTCTGTTTCGGGGAAAGAGGATGCAAGGGAAAGAAAGCTGGATGCACAGCATAATGAGGAGAAAGAGAAGAAGAAAGATTCAAAGCTGGTGAGTTATGAAATGTTTTGCCAGGGGATGACGATAGAAGAGATAGCCAAAGCTCGTGATTTGGTGACAGGAACGATTGCTACTCATCTGGAACATTATCTCCGTGAAGATAAAATAAAGTTGGAACAGGTAGTGACAGCGGACAAGATAAAGAAGGTCCGGACTTATCTGGAGACCCATGAATTTATGGGAGTGGTGGCTATTAAAGCTGCATTGGGAGATGACGTTTCTTACGCTGATATTCGTTTTGTGTTGGCGACGGCGGGGCATTAA
- a CDS encoding lysine exporter LysO family protein, with protein MKGSLIVIVFFCVGCIMGVFNKFQFDTHTVSMYILYALMLQVGISIGSNKNLKAIISHLHPKMLLIPLGTITGTLLFSALASILLSQWSVFDCMAVGSGFAYYSLSSILITQFKEPTIGIQLATELGTIALLTNIFREMMALLGTPLIKKYFGKLAPISAAGVNSMDVLLPSISRYSGKEMIPIAILHGILIDISVPVFVSFFCNL; from the coding sequence ATGAAAGGAAGTCTCATCGTTATCGTATTTTTCTGTGTAGGCTGTATCATGGGAGTTTTTAATAAATTCCAGTTCGACACACATACTGTTTCCATGTATATACTATATGCGTTGATGCTGCAAGTAGGAATCAGCATCGGTTCCAATAAGAACCTGAAAGCGATCATCTCACATTTGCACCCGAAAATGCTGCTGATTCCATTGGGTACCATTACCGGCACATTGTTGTTTTCTGCCTTGGCAAGCATTTTGCTAAGTCAATGGAGTGTATTCGACTGTATGGCAGTAGGAAGCGGATTCGCCTATTATTCGCTGTCTTCCATCCTGATCACTCAGTTCAAGGAACCGACCATCGGAATACAGTTGGCTACAGAGCTGGGTACCATTGCCCTGCTGACTAATATCTTTCGCGAAATGATGGCACTTTTGGGTACACCGCTTATCAAGAAGTATTTCGGGAAACTTGCTCCCATTTCAGCGGCAGGAGTCAACTCAATGGATGTATTATTACCTTCCATCAGCAGATATTCGGGAAAAGAAATGATTCCTATCGCTATTTTGCATGGTATTCTGATCGATATCAGCGTGCCTGTATTCGTTTCTTTCTTCTGTAACTTATAA
- a CDS encoding LysO family transporter — protein MFSIISTMFLGIGIGYGLRNWSILQKTEKTISLTIFLLLFILGVSIGSNSLIVNNLGKFGWQAIILAVSGVLGSLLAARLVLQLFFKKGGKQ, from the coding sequence ATGTTCTCTATTATATCTACCATGTTTTTGGGAATCGGTATCGGATACGGATTACGTAACTGGAGTATCTTACAAAAGACTGAAAAGACAATTTCTCTTACAATATTCCTGTTACTCTTTATCCTTGGAGTATCCATTGGCTCTAATAGCCTGATTGTGAATAATCTCGGTAAGTTTGGATGGCAGGCGATCATTCTTGCCGTATCCGGCGTATTAGGGAGCTTGTTGGCTGCCCGGCTTGTGTTACAACTATTTTTCAAGAAAGGAGGTAAACAATGA
- a CDS encoding SDR family oxidoreductase: MKNIIIIGANGFTGRQILNDLSSKAQYKVTGCSLHPDILPKNGGNYHFITTDIRDEAVVKQLFKDVQPDVVINCSALSVPDYCETHHEEAWLTNVTAVEQLAHLCESYKSRFIHLSTDFVFDGKIDEKSGQLYTEKSLPAPVNYYGFTKWKGEEKVTEICSNYAIARVEIVYGKALPGQHGNIVQLVMNRLNAGQEIRVVSDQWRTPTYVGDVSAGVQHLVENAANGIFHICGEECLTIAEIAFQVADYMKLDRSLVHPATTEEMQEATPRPRFSGMSIAKARTILGYQPRKLKDILMEWKH, encoded by the coding sequence ATGAAGAATATAATAATTATCGGTGCCAATGGATTCACCGGACGCCAAATACTGAATGACCTGTCGAGCAAGGCACAATATAAGGTAACAGGATGTTCCCTGCATCCGGATATCCTTCCGAAGAATGGAGGCAACTATCATTTCATCACCACAGATATACGGGATGAAGCAGTCGTAAAGCAACTTTTTAAAGACGTACAACCCGATGTAGTCATCAACTGTTCCGCCTTATCCGTCCCCGATTATTGCGAAACGCATCACGAAGAAGCCTGGCTAACAAATGTTACGGCAGTAGAACAATTGGCACATCTTTGCGAAAGTTACAAAAGCCGGTTCATTCATTTATCTACAGACTTCGTCTTTGACGGAAAGATAGACGAGAAGTCCGGACAGCTTTATACAGAAAAAAGTCTCCCTGCTCCCGTCAACTATTACGGTTTCACCAAATGGAAAGGAGAAGAGAAAGTGACTGAAATCTGTAGTAACTATGCTATTGCCCGCGTAGAGATTGTCTACGGAAAAGCATTGCCGGGACAACATGGAAACATCGTGCAACTGGTGATGAATCGTTTGAATGCAGGACAAGAAATCCGTGTCGTATCAGATCAATGGCGCACGCCCACCTATGTAGGTGACGTATCAGCCGGAGTACAACACCTGGTAGAAAATGCCGCAAACGGAATTTTTCATATCTGTGGCGAGGAATGCCTGACCATCGCAGAAATTGCTTTTCAGGTAGCAGACTACATGAAGCTGGACCGTTCGCTCGTTCACCCTGCCACAACAGAAGAAATGCAAGAAGCTACTCCCCGTCCCCGTTTCAGTGGGATGAGTATAGCAAAAGCCCGGACTATACTTGGTTACCAGCCACGAAAGCTGAAAGACATCCTCATGGAGTGGAAACATTAA
- a CDS encoding clostripain-related cysteine peptidase, which yields MKTERKYHHLIKSVIIVLFLSFGMTSCEKEEPVPVPTEQTVFMYLPWSDNLTSNFYQNISDLESVVEKNILKDERIIIFMCTTATKATLFELAYENGKSVHKTLKNYTDPAYTTAEGITSILNDVQRYSPTKRYSMVIGCHGMGWIPVSNSKSRSGLRTKMHWEYENVPMTRYFGGLNAQYQTDITTLAKGISNAGLKMEYILFDDCYMSSIEVAYALKDVTDYLIGSTSEVMAYGMPYAEIGQYLIGKVDYAGICDGFYSFYSTYSTPCGTIAVTDCSELDNLATIMKEINHRYTFDPSLTSSLQRLDGYYPVIFFDYGDYVSKLCPDETLVARFNEQLNRTVPFKRNTEYFYSMSRGEVKINTFSGITISDPSTHSLASKKEETAWYAATH from the coding sequence ATGAAGACAGAGCGGAAATATCACCATTTGATTAAATCAGTTATCATCGTACTATTCCTTTCTTTTGGCATGACTTCGTGCGAAAAGGAAGAGCCAGTTCCGGTACCTACAGAACAAACGGTATTCATGTATCTCCCCTGGTCTGATAATCTCACATCCAATTTCTATCAGAACATCAGCGACCTTGAAAGTGTAGTTGAAAAGAATATCTTGAAGGATGAACGGATAATCATTTTCATGTGTACCACAGCAACGAAAGCCACTCTTTTTGAACTCGCTTATGAGAATGGCAAGAGTGTGCATAAAACTCTAAAGAACTATACAGATCCTGCATATACCACAGCAGAAGGTATCACATCCATCCTAAATGATGTGCAACGCTACTCTCCCACCAAACGCTATTCGATGGTTATCGGCTGTCATGGCATGGGATGGATACCCGTATCAAATTCTAAATCACGTAGCGGTCTTCGTACCAAAATGCACTGGGAATACGAAAATGTACCAATGACACGCTACTTCGGAGGATTAAATGCCCAATATCAGACTGATATAACCACACTTGCCAAAGGAATATCCAATGCCGGACTTAAAATGGAATATATACTCTTTGACGACTGCTATATGTCAAGCATTGAAGTAGCCTACGCTCTCAAAGATGTGACTGATTATCTGATAGGATCTACAAGTGAAGTGATGGCGTATGGTATGCCATACGCCGAGATAGGTCAGTATCTAATTGGGAAAGTAGATTATGCCGGTATCTGTGACGGTTTTTACTCTTTTTATTCCACTTATAGCACACCCTGCGGAACAATCGCTGTCACTGATTGCTCAGAACTTGATAACCTGGCAACTATTATGAAAGAAATTAATCATCGATATACTTTTGATCCTTCACTAACCAGTTCTTTACAGAGACTGGACGGATATTATCCGGTTATCTTCTTTGACTATGGTGACTATGTTTCAAAATTATGCCCTGATGAAACTCTAGTGGCACGATTCAACGAACAGCTCAATCGTACGGTGCCATTCAAAAGAAATACAGAATATTTCTATTCGATGAGCAGAGGAGAAGTGAAAATCAATACCTTCTCCGGTATTACAATCTCCGATCCAAGTACGCACTCGCTGGCCTCAAAAAAAGAAGAAACAGCATGGTATGCAGCTACTCATTAA
- a CDS encoding helix-turn-helix domain-containing protein has product MGDKVLKIGSVHQCNCCMGSKTLHPLVSVIDLSKADLSSHTDFKFGFYTILLSECKCEAYRYGHQYYDFSDGTLLCLTPGESISMKDSDNTRPSKGWILAFHPDLICGTALGANIRDYTFFSYRPEEALHVSLREKQVILELLDKINEELQRCIDCYSQKIISKYIELLLDYCERFYERQFITRNEANKKIIERFDRLLDDHFNTIQSQSSDLPTIEECVRVLRLSPAYFNDLLEYETGKSYKEYLQFKRFEIAKEWLINTDKTLSQIAQELGFRNPQYFSRLFKKITGCLPNDFKMPN; this is encoded by the coding sequence ATGGGAGATAAAGTACTTAAGATAGGAAGTGTGCATCAATGTAATTGCTGCATGGGGAGTAAGACACTGCACCCTCTGGTCAGTGTCATCGACCTTTCAAAAGCCGATTTATCCTCCCATACGGATTTCAAATTCGGATTTTACACGATTCTGTTGAGCGAATGCAAATGTGAAGCCTACAGATACGGACATCAGTACTACGACTTCTCGGACGGGACACTTCTCTGTCTGACTCCCGGCGAGTCAATCAGTATGAAGGATAGTGACAACACACGTCCTTCCAAAGGATGGATACTGGCGTTTCATCCCGACTTGATCTGCGGCACTGCGCTTGGAGCGAACATTCGTGACTATACTTTCTTCTCTTATCGTCCCGAAGAAGCACTGCATGTTTCATTACGTGAAAAACAGGTCATACTGGAACTTCTGGATAAAATAAATGAAGAATTGCAACGCTGCATCGACTGCTATAGTCAGAAGATCATTTCCAAATACATCGAACTACTGCTTGATTATTGCGAACGCTTCTACGAACGCCAGTTCATCACACGCAATGAGGCTAACAAAAAGATTATCGAACGGTTTGACCGTCTTTTGGATGATCATTTCAATACTATACAAAGTCAGTCCTCCGATCTTCCCACTATTGAGGAGTGCGTCAGAGTACTTCGTCTTTCTCCCGCATATTTCAATGATTTGCTGGAATATGAAACAGGGAAGTCGTACAAAGAATACCTTCAGTTCAAGCGTTTCGAGATAGCTAAAGAGTGGTTGATAAATACAGATAAAACACTCAGCCAGATAGCGCAGGAACTCGGTTTCCGGAATCCGCAATATTTCAGCCGCCTGTTTAAGAAGATCACCGGTTGTTTGCCGAATGATTTCAAGATGCCTAACTGA
- a CDS encoding helix-turn-helix domain-containing protein, which translates to MEEITKIESIDQYDQLFGLETLHPLVNVIDFSKATKTVDYYRMNIGFYSLFLKDAKCGDLRYGRKYYDYQEGTVVCMAPGQVIGIDNRKQTPIRTKSIGLLFHPDLIRGTSLGQNIKHYSFFSYEVNEALHLSEQEREIVTDCIHKIQIELEHAIDKHSKQLIVRNIELLLDYCMRFYERQFITRNQANKDIIVKFEQLLDEYFQNQTALTEGLPSVKYFADKVCLSSNYFGDLIKKETGKTAQEYIQHRIIELAKERILEGSQTVSQIAYELGFQYPQHFSRLFKKNVGCTPNEYKQQN; encoded by the coding sequence ATGGAAGAAATAACAAAAATTGAAAGCATTGACCAGTATGACCAACTGTTCGGACTAGAGACCTTGCACCCACTGGTAAACGTGATCGACTTCTCGAAAGCGACAAAGACGGTAGACTACTATCGTATGAATATCGGATTCTACTCTCTGTTTCTGAAAGACGCAAAATGTGGCGATCTCAGATATGGACGGAAGTATTATGACTATCAGGAAGGAACCGTTGTCTGCATGGCTCCGGGACAGGTTATCGGGATAGATAACCGCAAGCAGACACCAATTCGTACAAAATCTATCGGCCTTTTATTTCATCCCGATTTAATCCGGGGAACTTCTTTAGGGCAGAACATCAAACACTATAGTTTCTTCTCTTACGAAGTGAATGAAGCACTGCATCTCTCCGAACAGGAAAGGGAAATCGTGACCGACTGTATCCACAAAATACAAATCGAACTGGAACATGCCATCGACAAACACAGCAAGCAGCTCATTGTCCGCAATATAGAACTATTGCTCGACTATTGCATGCGCTTCTACGAACGGCAATTCATCACCCGTAATCAGGCGAATAAAGATATCATCGTGAAGTTCGAACAGTTATTGGACGAGTATTTTCAGAATCAGACTGCACTTACCGAAGGACTTCCTTCTGTAAAATACTTTGCGGACAAAGTCTGCCTTTCTTCCAATTACTTCGGAGACCTGATCAAGAAAGAAACAGGAAAAACGGCACAGGAATATATCCAGCACCGGATCATAGAACTTGCCAAGGAACGGATATTAGAAGGTAGCCAGACGGTCAGCCAGATTGCGTATGAACTGGGGTTCCAGTATCCGCAGCATTTCAGCCGATTGTTCAAGAAGAATGTCGGATGTACGCCAAACGAATATAAGCAACAGAACTAA